In Oryza sativa Japonica Group chromosome 1, ASM3414082v1, the genomic stretch GAGATGGTCACTCAAGCTGGTTAACAGACAACATTAATCTTGGCAAACTCGACTATTACTTCTATTTTATTGCCCTTATGGGAGTCCTGAaccttatttattttcttatatGCTCACACTTCTACCAATATAAGGTAATGTCACTCCATTCTGAAGAATCCATCAAAATACCTACCAAGGAAGAAGAAGCCACAGAGATCGACATTGACACAGATGCACCTAGCAAATGAATAGTGCAACTGCGAGTCTAATTGATCTGGCACAAGGAATATACTTTTGGACATGGTGACATATTCAAATTCCAATTTCGAATTCACTTTAGAAGAGGCTCTAATGTTTGTAACATCAAACAGACCTCTGTGTCATCTTATGGATGTGACAAAAACAAGTGTACCATAGCAAGGGGGTGACATGTTATCTAGCAAACATGAATAAAGAGTTTAAATGGCCTGTCCTGTTGTATTCGAAGTAATGGAGTGTGAGTGATAGCTTATGAAACTTAAACAAGTCCATAATGGTTATGCGACAAGTAAGCACAGGTCATACACCATCTTTTTCTATTAGAGCCTTTAATGTGCAATATTTGAAATTCTTATAGATGCTTTTACGAACATGATTTGCAGTAACTAGCCATTTATCAGGTAATAAGAAAAAAGTGAGCTCTATTAATAGTTGTGTCATCTTTGAACTATTGCTGTCGGTAATCTCACATTCTCACACAGTGTGGGTGATCCTTCGTATACTTAATGTCTAATAtaagtaacttttttttattaaaaaaagtcatGCCAGGTGGAGAGATCTTATTTGATTGCTTAAAATGTTATATGATAAAAATCACAGAAATGTTTATATAGAATAAAGAATTTATGGTACCAAAAAAATCTTCATTCCAGAAATGTAATGAACATGTCAATCGTTAAACTCACCGTGGAAAGTCGTGGAACAACAACTGGAGCACCACGGACCTTGTCAAGAGCAAAACTTATCCGCAATGGTCGTCCTAGCATTACCTGTAGAATAAAAAGAAAGACCATGTTTATTTTCCTGTTTATTTTTCACTGAAACAGTTAATATTACAATCTGTTAGACATTTCTCTTCATCAAACAGTACCTTTCCATCCATAGCATCCTTGGCGCACTTAGCTTCATACTCGTTTGAGAAGTGCACAAACCCAAAACCTCTTGACCTTCCAGAGTTTTTGTCATACATTATTCTCACTGCATCATCAAATAGTCTTCATATAATTCTGTTCACTAATACCAGCGTAATGAATATGTAAGGAAGGGATTAAGCATTGCAATTTGTGGGGTAAATAGAATAAACAATAGCAAAACACATGTTGCCACACACATCTTATACCAGGCAAACACCAATATGCCTCCACCAGATAATTCCATGGCATATGCATATTGAGATGTCATCTTTCAGAATAAAACTATATGATAGGTGATAAATAATCACGCCACATATGAACCTGCTTCAAACAGAAGCAATAGCCATTGACACTGGGGCATACGCATGAAAAGACATGAATGGCAGCATCTATACAAATATGTGGGATAATTTAGACTTACAGAGCAGACAAATGTTCATTGATTGAAGAGAAGTGTTAGTACTTGGTAGATATATATGTCATGAAACAAATATAGCTTTCCTCTATGATTATCTATCGAGTGTCAACATTTGTGAACTATATCTGTTGGTGGGAGCATGAAACGTTAACACCTTTAAGGCAGAAAAGTGGGACAACGCTACTAGATCCTTGAACAAACATCCAAGATAAATTTTAAAGTGGCTGATTAATAGGGACTGCCAGGCTGCCAAATGAAATGGAAGTGCAAAGCAACACTTGCACATATGTAGAGGTGCACACCCAGCAGCCCCAATATActgctcatttttttttaaaaaaaaaaactgccacAGCTGGTATTTACAGGCTCTATCACCAATTCTTTTTACTATCAATAGTATGTTGTTGTCCTAGCATGTAGGAAAGTCAACATGCACAATCCAGATGAGGGCATAAGGTCAGATGGAGGATCACCGTAAAAACTCCAAGGCAacttttaaaaaggaaaaaaaaagacaaatgaaaaaaaggaaGTAATGAAAAATGAGTATGCACTAAACAAGCTGCCTTAGACCTTAGTGTGTCAGTACCATTAGAATCCATATTCACGTGTTAGAGATTCCTGGAGCAATAGTGAGTTGAGATGTGATATCGTTGGTCATGTTCCATAGACCAAggcatatttttcttttaaagaaaaagGTCCAAGGCAATCATCTATTTCATCAACTTGCATTTGAAAATCATGCTTGATGCTTTACTTTTTCCACAGGAGACTTGGCAACCTGAAAGTGAATACTCAACTTATGCCTGAGATAGATTCCAATAGCTTGAGACAGACAGACAGTGAATACTAATTGTTTGATGTATCTTCTCTCTTCCCTAGGTAAGAGTTGTTCTACTATCTTCTGCTGTACGGCACTATCTCAATGGAACTAAGCCCTAAAGTTTTCCTTGTAATTCGCTTTGCATAACAGGATCTGACAGATTCAGCAGCTCTATATTTGCCAGATGATGCATAAGCATTAGAAAGTAACACAACATGCCCATAATCAAATGATTCCGTGGTGAGCACCTTCTTTGCAGCAACTTTAGTAAATTTCATGTCACCATGCAAATGCCCTCCTCCCATCAAAGCCTTCCAAGCATTTGCTCCTAATTTATTGTGAGTCAAGCTAGCCACTCCTGCTGCTTCCTCCAAGCGGCCAGCTCTTGCCAACATATCAACTATGCATCCGACATGCTCTGGGCATGGAATTATTCCCTTGTCATTAACCATTCTTCTAAAGACGAGCATCCCATCATCCACCAGTCCAGAGTGGCTACATGCTAGCAATGTGTTCAAATAAGTCACACTGTCTTGATCCTCGCTAGATTTCTCCATTTCATTGAAAAGTGATACTGCTTTCTCTCCTTGGCCATTTACACCATAGGATAAAATCATAGTATTCCATGAGACAGCATTCCGAGAAATCATCTCATCAAACACTTTATGCGCTAAAGTCGCATATCCACACTTACCATAAACTGCAATGAGGGTATTAAGAACAGGTTTGTACAGACACAAACCCGATTTGTAACAATATGCATGAAGTTGAATACATAGTTCAAACTTAGCAACCTCATAGCAAGCAAGCAATAAGGTGACCAGTGTCACAGAATCAATCATAAAGGAACCTTCATGCCTCATCTTCGCAAAGAGATACATCCCTTCTAGGGCATATCCATTTTCTATATACGCTGACACCATTGCCGTCCATGAAACCAAGCTTTTCTCCATTGTACCATCAAACAACAGTCTTGCAGAACTTAAATCCTCACATTTAGAATACATTGTGATTAACGAGTTAACTGCAGGAAGCTCACCACTGAACCCACAGATTACAATCTCGTTATGAACCAACTTTCCTATCCTTCCATCACCCAGATGTGCACAAGCTTGCGCCACTGTAACCAATGCTACCCTATCAGGCACTATGCCACTCAACCTCATCTGAACAAACATATGTATAACTTCAATAGCCTGGGCTTCCTCAAGAAGGAAACCCATCATCATCGTCCAAGAAACAACATCATTAACAGCGATCTTTTTGAAAATCTCTCTTCCAATCGCAAGACTACCAAAGCTCAAGTACATACCCAAGATTGAGTTTGTCACTGAGACATCTGAATCAAGCCCAATCTTGACTGAATAAGCATGTGCACTCTCACACAATCCAAGGTCACCACAACCAGCAGAAGCCTGAGCAATGCTAATCATAGTCACAACATTATGAACTGGTCCAAATGAAAACAGCAACCTCTTGAAAACCAGCAATGCTTCCTCAAACAGATCGTTGTGCACTAGACCAGAAATCAATGCATTCCAAGTAACTATACCAGGATCCCTCATTTCACCAAACAATGCCCAGGCCTTCGTAGGACGTCCACATTTCGCATAGGAATCAAGCAATGCGGTCCGAACAAAAGGATTGGATTCCAACAGGCTCTTCATAGCCCACCCATGGATGCACTCAGCAAGCACCAAGTTGCCCATCCCAGCAGCTGCTATTAAAGCACCAACCAATGTGAACGAGTTGGGGCTCACCCCCACCCTCATCATACCAACAAACAGCCTGACAGCCTCGCCAAACAACCCGCTCTTCGCATGCCGGTAGATTGCAGCCGAGCATGCGACCAAATCCCTAAcaggcatttcatcgaacattTGGCGAGGTCGCGCGCGAGCGGAACACCCACTTCCTCCTCCGAGCCGTTTCATCGAACACCTACCGCGCACACCATCTGAACCCTCCCCCAGTCCCCCACCGACAACCACTCAATAGGTTATTCTCTAGACCCTGAAACGAAACTGTTTCAAGTGACAAAAGGTCGCGATTCGGGGATTACCTTCGGTGACGGTGCCGAAGGAGGAGAAGGCGTCCGTCAGCGACCGCTCGTCCGCGGACCACGACAACCCTACGCCCGCGCGCGCAATCGCGCGAGAGAGAAAGCGTAGCAAAGCAACAAGGTGAGAACCATGGAACAGAGTGGGGATTGGATTGCGGGGAAGGAAACGGAGGCGGGAGAGCAGAGGCTTTACCGGCGACGAAGAGCTTCGAGTTGgagggcggcgtcggtggcggtggaggatgcggaggaggagggggcgactCGTCGGGTGGTggatcggcggtggcggcggcggagagagcgcggccgaggtggcggtggtggtggtggctgagAGGAGCGAAGCGGAGGCGGGAGAGCAGCGCACGagccgccatggcggcggcggagactgCAGCTGCGACGGCTGGGTTAATcgcgagcacggcggcgccgcgatACTCAAAGTGAACCACGTCAGGGTCGGGAGAGGAAAGAGGCCTCAAGGCTGCGTGGGCTATAGCCTGAGCCCCGAGGACTCAAGTTTCGAAGCCCACCAAGAATCCTAGCAGACCTTGGCTGCTATccggaaaaagtatactttgactccctcaactatgacacgagtatgattcatgacctccaaccataaaaccagGTATATCGACTCCTTCAACTATCAAATCCAATGCAAACTATATCCTTGAGTGGTTTTggaagcggttttggctgacgtggcgcctatatGGCGGTGTTGACCCGGTTTTCGTCTCATGtgtcgcttatgtggcattagagtaaaaaatatatgtgggaccgACATATCAttcatacaaaaaaaaagtgggacacatgtcctcttcctccttcccttcttcctctcctctcttctctctccttcctcttcctcccccctcttcctcctcttcctcttcctgcgGCGGCGAGCAAGGGGGTACCCGTTCTGCAACGAGACGCTGGCAGCGGTGGGCGGGAGCAGGAGTGGCAGTGGCGGGCGGGAGGGCGAGCGAGGACTagagcggcgacgggcggcgacgacCGTCGGCGGTGGACATGAGGGTGCCGGAGTGATGGCGGTGGAGGCCGTTGTTGCCTCCCTCACCGCGGGTGACCCCGCCGACCTCCGTCCCTTGCTCGCCACCGCCACACCAACATTCCCCTCCCTCCGCATCTCTTACGCGCCCAACTTGCCACTTTTCCTCTCTATTTTTCTTGGCTCCGGCCTTGCCGTCCCTTCTTGCTCGTCCTCAAGCCGTCATTCGGCGATTCCACCGGCAGCAGAGACGACTCAGCGTTGACGACGTCGACCCCCGCCGTGGCCACTTCATCGTCTACGGAGGTGACAATGGGGAGCGTCATCCCAGTGTAGGGTGACGTAACGATAAGGAGAGCGAGAAGGGGGAAGATGGGAATGAGAGAtatgatgacatgtggggtacATATGTCACTGTGTCCCATAATATTTATTTGTGAATGACATATaggtcccacatatttttttgcttttagttttttatTCTAATACAACATAAGCGACACGTCGACACACGTGGGACAAAGACcgggtcaacaccgccacgtaggcaccactTGAACCAAAACCGCTTCCAAAACCACCAAAAGATATAGTTTGTATCGGTTTTGATAGTTAGAGTCCATATACCCAGTTTTGTGGTTGAAGGTCATGAATCATACTCGGGCCATacttgagggagtcaaagtatactttttccctGCTATCCTCATTATGCCTATCCGGCCCGTAGATCATAGCCCAAAAGAAGCCCAACAGGGCAGCAGCAAGCAGACACAGACTCACCCTATAAAGACACACACATATCCTACTCTAGATGTACATTCGGAAGATTGGACCAAATTGGAGTGGCATATAATATAGTTATATGCTATAGCGCATGATTCGGATATGATATTTCTAAAACTGTGAATGATGCAATTTTTAGGTGGATTGTTTGACAAAGTTCTATTTGGACAATATGATTTGATATTCTAatctatttattttatattataagtcgttttgatttttttagttaaaagtaaatttatagaaaaatatagtagtatttccAACACAAAATAAGCATATTACTCCCTCCCCCGCATTCAATTAGACACGGTCAAATTTAGCACGGTttccaaaattaatttttaactctaaatttatcatatattacaatgtttgtagcaacaaaatcataatcatataaaatatattcaatgttaaattcaataaaattaattgttttagatattgctaaatttttctatgatactgatctaacttaaaaaatagtttgaccaagaaaaattcaaaacaacttataatataaaataaaactgAGGGAGTACAAATTAGTACGGAAAACAATCACGGACACAGGGACGCTTGACGGCTTGAGTAAAGCAATCTTGCTAATTAATTCATCGTATGCGGAAATACACTGGCTGATATCCAAGGCAACGAAAGAACAAGGATCACATACTGCAACAAAAGAACTGGAGTAGTAGAAGGCTAGAAGCTAGCCCTACCAGGTGACACGCAACTTTCAGTTTATACTGTACGTACGGTGCTTTGCCACCGGCAGTACAGTAGCCTCCAGGTAGCAGAGATGCGTTGCTTCTCTGTAACGAGCATTAGCTGTTATGTCACTCTTCCTAAGCTTGCTTTCATCCATCTCAAGAAAACGGCGTTCCTGCACCTAATGCACTAATTACCCTATACTCAGTAGCAGACCAGAGTGAGAGGCCGAGAGCAATGCCAGGTGCAAAAACCATCTTAAATCACACGCAAAAATCTTGACTTGACAGGCAGAATCATTCATCATTTCGTCAAAGGAAAACTCAGCTACCACCACTGCACTGTAACCACCGAGACATTCAGAATTAAGCAACGAATTCGATCTGAAAGTGCATGTCTAGGACAATTAATCATTAGCTCAAAGGAATTGATCAGCTGGTGTGTTTCAGGCAAACAAGTAAACAACAGAATTCAGTAGTACATAAATATATATCAGCGCGTCTCCATGTATAGAGAATCGATTATATAGGTTTGAATAAACATTATGCGACCGAAGAAcaggaagaaaaagagaaaaaagaaagtgtGACAAGCTCAAAACAAATTAAAAGGCGTTTAACGATGACGACACATTGAATCATTTCTAGAAGCAACAGCGCATCTGACTTGGCTTAGCTAGCAGCTAACATGTTTCTGAAGCCCTTTTTTAGTTCCACACATCATTGGATGGTTGGCCACTCCTTCCTAATCTCAAAGTAGTAACTCATCTCCAAGTAGCATTtgccatcatcatcaacaaactGATTTAACAGAAAAAATTACAGCCATGGTTAGTAAGGTAATTACCTCGATTAACACATCAGAGCTGAACTTGATGAGTTTGAATACCTTTAGTTTAGCAGAATAGGAACCTCTTGCGAACATGCCAGCTGGGGTGGTCTCCTCTTCACCCTCATATGTGTAGGGCTCTAGCTGGGGACTGAATGTCCCCAGCATCACCTTCTGGTTCTCAACTGCAAGTCAGAATGCACATATATGACACATCATATGACATTATTGGAGTTCATTGTTCCATAGATAAAAGAATACCTTAAATGCATAATTAAATTTCTCTTAATTAACATATTTCTTTACTGAAGAATGTAGGAAAATCCTCGAATAAAATGACCTAATGATCTAAGATCAGTATCTAAAATGGCATGTCGTCGTTATATTTATGAAGAGATTGCAGCACATACATGAAGATCATATGGGAAATTTAATGGAACGATCAATTTGTGCCGTTGTTTCTAGAAATTCAAGCGCCATTTTATCTGATCTACAAAATAAAATACGCAGGTTCAAGTCGTGCGTTGTGTGTCACCTCTTACTCCAGTCTTCCAGACAGTGTTGGTGTACTTGAGGCCTGACACGATGTTGTTGGAGACGATGAAGCTGAAGCGGAAGCTGTAAGTGCTCCCGTCCTTGAGCGCGAAGGCGTAGCCCTTCTCGTCGGGGACGAACGGGATCGGCAGTACAAGGTCCGGCCTATCCGGCGACAGGATGGTCAGGTTCAGCACCTTCACCTCCGGCTCAGCAGTCTCTGCATATCCATGCGCACGCCCAAAATGTCGTTACAGATCGCACATCAAGAATGTGTCAACGAATTCAGGCGAGAAGCATATATAATGATGAATTGGAAACAAGCGTAGATAGATACCTCCAAGCTGTTCAGTATCAACCTGCCCGAGGAGTTGCTCCTTCCACCTCCTCAGGCTCTCATCATCCTGCATTCGCAGAAAAGTTAAAACTATATTCAGACTCAATTAGCATCAGATCAACAACAATGGAGGAATGCAGTGGATTATATTACGTACCTTGTCGAGCTCGAGCTGCTCCTTGAGGGGGACCTGGGGGCCGAGCACGACGGCGCGCTTGTtgccctcctcgtcctcctcctcctcctcgacgtcgTTCACGTCGGGGTTCCTGCCCGACGCGGTCTGCTCatgctccttctccttgtccttACTGTCcatgggcgcgcgcgcgcggccggccggtTGGTGGTGGCTCGCGGACGGACGACGGCGGACGGAGCTAGCGAGGTAGCAGCCTACAGATTAACCGATCGATCGCGCGCTGCGGTGGGTGGCGCTCCGTATGTATGGGTGAgggggagggagcggctggGCGCGAGGGGTGGAGGGCCGCGGGATCGATCGagcgcgcggtggtggtggtaagTACGTGGTGTGCGTCGCGGGGGGCGAGGAAAGGGTCGTGGCGTGCAGGAGAaacgcgcggccgcggcgggacGGGAGAGGGTGCCAAGTgtgcgcgcggccggcgcctccgcggcgcgcgcgcgcgggatgtccgctcgatcgatcgctcgCTCTCTCGTCGATCTTAGCAGCTTGCTCGATCGTTGGCTCCTGGCTGCTATTGTGGTTGGCGGGCCTTTTGCGTTCgagttcttcctccctctctctctctctctctctctctctctctctctctctctctctctctctctctctctctctctcgtattTTCCCATGTTACATGCTCTCTCTTGCGCTCCATATCCTCGCTCCTCTTCATGCAACGAACGACTTCATTAACGAACTTTAAATGATATTTTATCTTAAATTATACTTATCTAATATGTAATCCGAATACAGCGCCCtatttgttacaattaaatctctACTAGTACAAAATATCATGTaattatattctaataaaaaatgTTTAGATGGTTAAAATATTGTGTTTTATACCGGACAGTGAAATATTTCAACAGATATTTTATTGTGACGTTGCAATTACtaaaacgattttgctatacatCTTACAAGTGATTTTTTCACTAGAGAGAAATCACCCGACAAAATGGATAGACAGTTTCCTTTGATCATGTGacgtttgattatttttttttcgccaC encodes the following:
- the LOC4324323 gene encoding glycine-rich RNA-binding protein 4, mitochondrial, whose product is MAARALLSRLRFAPLSHHHHRHLGRALSAAATADPPPDESPPPPPHPPPPPTPPSNSKLFVAGLSWSADERSLTDAFSSFGTVTEVRIMYDKNSGRSRGFGFVHFSNEYEAKCAKDAMDGKVMLGRPLRISFALDKVRGAPVVVPRLSTVK
- the LOC4324324 gene encoding rho GDP-dissociation inhibitor 1, with the protein product MDSKDKEKEHEQTASGRNPDVNDVEEEEEDEEGNKRAVVLGPQVPLKEQLELDKDDESLRRWKEQLLGQVDTEQLGETAEPEVKVLNLTILSPDRPDLVLPIPFVPDEKGYAFALKDGSTYSFRFSFIVSNNIVSGLKYTNTVWKTGVRVENQKVMLGTFSPQLEPYTYEGEEETTPAGMFARGSYSAKLKFVDDDGKCYLEMSYYFEIRKEWPTIQ